TAAAGATAGAAATAGAAACAGGAATAGAAACAGgaataaaaatagaaacAGGATCAGAGATAACAACGAGGTGGATAAACCTAAACCTGTGACCGCAAACAAAGAAGGTCAAAATGAGAAATcgcagaaaaaaaacaggagGCGgagaaataataatgaaactACGAAAAAGGATATTCCAGCGTACTCAAAGAAAGTGCAGGAGGATGGGCAAAAGCAGACGGcaaaaaggcaaaaagaaattgatcaGTGTATTCACGTCTTACCTGATTTCAAACTGTTCAAAAAAGGTAGGCACGTCACCTCCTTTGGCTATCGAATATCCCTTATGACAGATTCTGGTAAAGCCTCTCAGAAAGTGTTGTTCAATATACCTTTGGATTATCCAAAGACCCCGATCAAGCTAGCGATGAGAAACAATGAAGATGTTTCCTCTTATATGGAAATTGTCACTGCGAATTTCAACTGGAAAGCTCGGCAATTAGTCAAGGAAAACTGGGAG
The nucleotide sequence above comes from Saccharomyces kudriavzevii IFO 1802 strain IFO1802 genome assembly, chromosome: 9. Encoded proteins:
- the SMU2 gene encoding Smu2p (similar to Saccharomyces cerevisiae YIL161W; ancestral locus Anc_5.719), with amino-acid sequence MDARSLAADASKPQGKNADSGNKGTSSGNEGSANKDRNRNRNRNRNKNRNRIRDNNEVDKPKPVTANKEGQNEKSQKKNRRRRNNNETTKKDIPAYSKKVQEDGQKQTAKRQKEIDQCIHVLPDFKLFKKGRHVTSFGYRISLMTDSGKASQKVLFNIPLDYPKTPIKLAMRNNEDVSSYMEIVTANFNWKARQLVKENWEILSQINYLISEFENLKQPEYKQIDNLRNSFYRAL